The following proteins are co-located in the Komagataeibacter sp. FNDCF1 genome:
- a CDS encoding AraC family transcriptional regulator, protein MANNTPISVLASVTHGLTGFFSENGLDGHDILERCGIDLAMLDRPTAYISLEAYAGAFAHAAQISGNDNVGMRFGQGFPAESMGLIGYMWISAQTLEAALRSFTEFFPRHQSGTHLAIVDGGPLSRLEYAVPGLARSAGRRQDAELSIGMFMNMFRHAMGQDWSPEQIWFEHGAPSAWREHRDLLRADVRFGMPVNAIVFRSGERVARISTANTMLQQIIRENFSHLTHREAAAVELIDAVRHEIERSLPERQPTLADVAHKMGMPAWTLQRRLGREGRTFSRVLDTVRRDLALAYLREGRLNVSQVAYRLNYSEVAAFCRAFQRWVDMSPSEWQSRL, encoded by the coding sequence ATGGCGAATAATACTCCAATCTCGGTTCTGGCAAGTGTAACGCACGGGCTTACGGGCTTTTTTTCTGAAAATGGCCTGGATGGCCACGATATCCTCGAGCGATGCGGTATTGACCTGGCCATGCTGGACAGGCCGACGGCGTATATTTCGCTTGAGGCCTATGCCGGTGCATTTGCACATGCCGCGCAGATCAGTGGCAATGACAATGTCGGCATGCGGTTCGGCCAGGGATTCCCGGCCGAGAGCATGGGGCTGATCGGATATATGTGGATATCCGCCCAGACGCTTGAGGCGGCGCTGCGTTCCTTTACGGAATTCTTTCCCCGTCACCAGAGCGGAACCCACCTTGCCATTGTCGATGGCGGTCCGCTATCGCGGCTGGAATATGCCGTGCCCGGGCTTGCCCGTTCCGCCGGGCGGCGACAGGACGCGGAACTGTCGATTGGCATGTTCATGAACATGTTCCGCCATGCGATGGGACAGGACTGGAGCCCCGAACAGATCTGGTTCGAGCATGGCGCGCCATCGGCATGGCGGGAGCATCGTGATCTGCTGCGCGCGGATGTCAGGTTTGGCATGCCGGTCAATGCAATCGTGTTCCGCAGTGGCGAGCGCGTGGCCCGGATCAGTACGGCCAATACCATGCTGCAGCAGATCATCCGGGAGAACTTTTCCCATCTTACGCACAGGGAAGCCGCAGCCGTTGAACTGATTGACGCCGTCCGCCATGAAATCGAACGGTCCCTGCCCGAGCGGCAGCCGACACTGGCGGATGTGGCGCACAAGATGGGAATGCCGGCATGGACCCTGCAGCGCCGTCTCGGGCGCGAAGGCAGGACGTTTTCGCGCGTGCTCGATACGGTGCGCCGCGATCTTGCGCTTGCCTACCTGCGCGAGGGACGGCTGAACGTCAGTCAGGTCGCCTATCGCCTGAATTATTCCGAAGTCGCGGCGTTCTGCCGTGCATTCCAGCGCTGGGTGGATATGTCCCCATCCGAATGGCAGTCGCGCCTGTAG